In Gossypium arboreum isolate Shixiya-1 chromosome 5, ASM2569848v2, whole genome shotgun sequence, a single genomic region encodes these proteins:
- the LOC108487408 gene encoding BTB/POZ domain-containing protein At1g55760-like, which yields MSDSAYRVETTARLAQWRIDNLASCTYRKSDPFKIGKWNWHLSVEKNRVLSVKLYPEISRENPPIASFIIRVVSSVGDRKALTHPEIIDKQLKSNDDFVWPIEVPLTGKFIIDVEFLDLKTASANGGEPSSIWAEGFTAKQSNETALACLGRMLTEEINTDIIINVSDGSIGAHRAVLASRSPVFHSMFSHNLQEKELSTINISDMSIEVCQAFLRYIYGNIKHEEFLTHRLALLRAADKYDILDLKEACHESLIEDIDAKNVLERLQNANLYQLQKLKMSCMRYLVKFGKIYDIRDDFHAFLQCADRELIADIFHEVLNTWKGF from the exons ATGAGCGATTCTGCTTATAGAGTTGAAACCACCGCTCGTCTTGCTCAATGGCGGATCGACAACCTTGCTTCTTGTACTTACCGCAAATCCGATCCTTTCAAGATCGGTAAATGGAACTG GCATTTATCAGTGGAGAAAAACAGGGTGTTATCTGTTAAATTATACCCAGAGATTTCAAGAGAGAATCCTCCAATTGCTTCCTTCATTATTCGAGTTGTTAGCTCAGTGGGTGATCGAAAGGCTTTGACTCATCCAG AAATAATAGACAAACAGCTGAAGAGCAACGACGATTTTGTGTGGCCGATTGAGGTTCCTTTGACAGGGAAATTCATTATTGACGttgaatttcttgatctaaagACTGCATCTGCAAAC GGTGGGGAACCTTCCTCTATTTGGGCTGAAGGTTTCACAGCAAAACAATCAAACGAAACAGCATTAGCATGCCTTGGTAGAATGTTAACCGAAGAGATCAACACCGACATCATCATCAACGTTTCCGACGGAAGTATCGGAGCTCACCGAGCCGTCTTAGCTTCGAGATCACCTGTTTTCCACAGCATGTTCTCACATAACCTTCAAGAGAAAGAACTTTCAACCATAAACATATCCGACATGTCGATCGAAGTTTGCCAAGCTTTCTTACGATATATTTACGGGAACATCAAACACGAAGAATTCCTAACTCACCGGTTAGCACTTCTTCGAGCGGCCGATAAATATGATATCTTGGACTTGAAAGAAGCGTGCCACGAGAGCTTAATCGAAGATATCGACGCGAAAAACGTGCTCGAGAGGCTCCAAAATGCAAATTTATACCAATTGCAAAAGCTGAAAATGAGCTGCATGCGGTATTTGGTGAAGTTTGGTAAAATATATGATATTAGAGATGATTTTCATGCATTCTTGCAATGTGCTGATAGGGAGCTTATAGCTGATATATTTCATGAAGTATTAAATACATGGAAAGGGTTTTAA